Proteins encoded together in one Impatiens glandulifera chromosome 1, dImpGla2.1, whole genome shotgun sequence window:
- the LOC124927204 gene encoding protein FAR1-RELATED SEQUENCE 5-like has translation MGEPSSSPPNVQIPIVGMTFDSENELREYYNAYAQSKGFGICKLGARNGQDGKQKWFSIACAKNGVFTSKGKNILQLRPSIKTNCKAKINVAVRNECEFEIISVYLEHNHILSPGKSRHIRSHKVLDSIAKRRLEVNDVAGIPLSKTFQSIAVESGGYENLNFNERSCRNFISKARRLRLGNGDAEALCQYFNRMQSRCLNFYYLYDLDEESQIKNVFWADGRCRTAYEYFSDVITFDTTYLTNRYDMPFAPFVGVNHHGQSILLGCGLLSSEDSESFIWLFKAWLSCMHGRAPKAIITNQCRSMAIAIEKVFPNTNHRFCLWHIMKKLPTKLATHAQYKRIKKALKGIEQCERNWMKMIEEFELEDNDWLNSLHVQRSKWIHVYVKCHFWAGMSTSQRSESMNAFFDDFVHSKTSLKQFVEQYDRALKKNIEKEKKLDFQSFNSTIPIVSGYSLERQFQSVYTNDIFKLFQNEVT, from the coding sequence ATGGGTGAACCATCATCATCCCCTCCCAATGTTCAAATCCCCATTGTTGGCATGACTTTTGATTCTGAAAATGAACTTCGTGAGTATTATAATGCTTACGCACAATCAAAGGGTTTTGGCATTTGTAAGTTAGGAGCAAGAAATGGGCAAGATGGAAAGCAAAAGTGGTTCTCCATTGCATGTGCTAAAAATGGTGTATTTACTTCAAAagggaaaaatattttacaacttAGACCTTCCATCAAGACGAATTGTAAGGCTAAGATTAACGTTGCTGTTAGGAATGAGTGTGAATTTGAGATTATTAGTGTCTatcttgagcacaaccatatATTGAGCCCGGGAAAGTCTAGACATATTAGATCTCACAAAGTTCTAGATTCAATTGCGAAGAGAAGATTGGAAGTAAACGACGTAGCTGGAATACCTTTGTCAAAAACATTTCAATCTATTGCGGTTGAATCTGGAGGATATGAGAATTTGAACTTTAATGAGAGAAGTTGTAGAAATTTTATTTCGAAAGCTAGAAGGTTGAGGTTAGGAAATGGTGATGCCGAAGCTCTTTGTCAATATTTCAACCGAATGCAAAGtagatgtttaaatttttattatctttatgaTCTAGACGAGGAATCCCAGATAAAGAATGTATTTTGGGCTGATGGTAGATGTAGGACTGCTTATGAGTATTTTTCGGATGTCATAACTTTTGacacaacatatttgacaaaccGCTACGACATGCCTTTTGCTCCCTTTGTCGGAGTTAATCATCATGGACAATCTATTTTGCTCGGATGTGGCTTACTATCTAGTGAGGATTCTGAGTCATTTATTTGGCTTTTCAAAGCCTGGTTGTCATGTATGCACGGACGTGCTCCAAAGGCAATAATCACTAACCAATGTCGATCAATGGCCATTGCTATTGAAAAAGTATTTCCAAACACCAATCATCGTTTTTGTCTTTGGCATATCATGAAGAAACTCCCTACAAAGTTGGCTACTCACGCTCagtataaaagaataaaaaaagcaTTGAAAGGAATTGAGCAGTGTGAAAGGAATTGGATGAAAATGATAGAGGAGTTTGAATTGGAGGATAATGATTGGTTGAACTCTTTGCACGTACAACGATCTAAATGGATTCATGTGTATGTTAAATGTCACTTCTGGGCAGGCATGTCAACATCGCAAAGAAGTGAAAGTATGAATGCattttttgatgactttgttCATTCGAAAACATCCTTAAAACAGTTTGTTGAACAATATGATAGGGCACTGAAGAAAAATATAGAGAAGGAAAAAAAACTGGATTTTCAGTCTTTTAATTCCACCATTCCAATTGTTAGTGGTTATTCTTTGGAAAGACAATTTCAAAGTGTATATACTAACGACATTTTTAAGTTGTTTCAGAATGAAGTGACATGA
- the LOC124927214 gene encoding protein FAR-RED IMPAIRED RESPONSE 1-like, protein MGEPSSSPPNVQIPIIGIIFYSENELREYYNAYAQSKGFGICKLRARNGQDGKQKWFSIACAKNGVFTSKGKNILQLRPSIKTNCKAKINVAVRNECEFEITSVYLEHNHILSSGKSRHIRSHKVLDSIAKRRLEVNDVAGIPLSKTFQSIVVEAGGYENLNFDERSCRNFISKARRLRLGNGDAEALCQYFNRIQSRCLNFYYLYDLDEESRIKNVFWADGRCRAAYEYFSDVITFDTTYLTNRYDMPFAPFIGVNHHGQSIFLGCGLLSSEDSESFIWLFKAWLSCMHGRAPKAIITDQCRSMAIAIEKVFPNTNHRFCLWHIMKKLPTKLAAHAQYKSIKKALKNIVYNSITIEKCERNWMKMIEEFELEDNDWLNSLHVQRSKWIPVYVKCHFWAGMSTSQRSESMNVFFDDFVHSKTSLKQFVEQYDRALKKNIFVLFHIPSCHPNMTR, encoded by the coding sequence ATGGGTGAACCATCATCATCCCCTCCCAATGTTCAAATCCCCATTATTggcataattttttattctgaAAATGAACTTCGTGAGTATTATAATGCTTACGCACAATCAAAGGGTTTTGGCATTTGTAAGTTAAGAGCAAGAAATGGGCAAGATGGAAAGCAAAAGTGGTTCTCCATTGCATGTGCTAAAAATGGTGTATTTACTTCAAAagggaaaaatattttacaacttAGACCTTCCATCAAAACGAATTGTAAGGCTAAGATTAACGTTGCTGTTAGGAATGAGTGTGAATTTGAGATTACTAGTGTCTACCTTGAGCACAACCATATATTGAGCTCGGGAAAGTCTAGACATATTAGATCTCACAAAGTTCTAGATTCAATTGCGAAGAGAAGATTGGAAGTAAACGACGTAGCTGGAATACCTTTGTCAAAAACATTTCAATCTATTGTGGTTGAAGCTGGAGGATATGAGAATTTGAACTTTGATGAGAGAAGTTGTAGAAATTTTATTTCGAAAGCTAGAAGGTTGAGGTTAGGAAATGGTGATGCCGAAGCTCTTTGTCAATATTTCAACCGAATACAAAGtagatgtttaaatttttattatctttatgaTCTAGACGAGGAATCCCGGATAAAGAATGTATTTTGGGCTGATGGTAGATGTAGGGCTGCTTATGAGTATTTTTCGGATGTCATAACTTTTGacacaacatatttgacaaaccGCTATGACATGCCTTTTGCTCCCTTTATCGGGGTTAATCATCATGGACAATCTATTTTTCTCGGATGTGGCTTACTATCTAGTGAGGATTCTGAGTCATTTATTTGGCTTTTCAAAGCCTGGTTGTCATGTATGCACGGACGTGCTCCAAAGGCAATAATCACTGACCAATGTCGATCAATGGCCATTGCTATTGAAAAAGTATTTCCAAACACCAATCATCGTTTTTGTCTTTGGCATATCATGAAGAAACTCCCTACAAAGTTGGCTGCTCACGCTCagtataaaagtataaaaaaagcATTGAAGAACATTGTCTATAACTCAATCACAATTGAGAAGTGTGAAAGGAATTGGATGAAAATGATAGAGGAGTTTGAATTGGAGGATAATGATTGGTTGAACTCTTTGCACGTACAACGATCTAAATGGATTCCTGTGTATGTTAAATGTCACTTCTGGGCAGGCATGTCAACATCGCAAAGAAGTGAAAGTATGAATGTattttttgatgactttgttCATTCGAAAACATCCTTAAAACAGTTTGTTGAACAATATGATAGGGCACTGAAGAAAAACATTTTTGTACTCTTTCATATACCATCTTGTCATCCCAACATGACAAGATAG
- the LOC124921235 gene encoding uncharacterized protein LOC124921235, with protein MPPGWFSLRKSLHCRSNPSDVHEPKVFNNNASILSSLPTKKKASGCSRSISNLRDVINGSKRYTEKAPSCSPRSIGSSDFLNPITHEVVFSNSACEIKITSLIGTQEGSKNGNAVVAAAGGGTSGQEFLGTVRPGTPVPPIGPSNNNNGEQRSFPGRRGSFGLNTGGMLPPKPRASFRADCTSNGSFSNCHKCGEKFAKWEFLETHHLSNHAVTELVEGDSSRKIVEMICRTGWQKTSENSNQIERILKVHNMSKTVSQFEEYRESVKVKASKLQKKHPRCLADGNELLRFHGTTVDCSIGEKGSSSVCVSEDCGVCQILKNGFVTKKEGVFTTSTSGSALEGAESSDGGGEHQQRKKALVVCRVVAGRVHRALENLDEMVGQTGFDSVAGKMGVYSNIEELYLLNTKALLPCFVVIFKP; from the exons aTGCCGCCAGGTTGGTTCTCCCTAAGAAAGTCCCTCCATTGCAGGTCAAATCCATCAGATGTCCACGAACCAAAAGTCTTTAACAACAATGCCAGTATTCTAAGCAGCTTACCCACCAAGAAAAAAGCATCTGGCTGTTCAAGATCAATCTCAAATCTCAGAGACGTCATCAATGGCAGCAAGCGATACACAGAAAAGGCTCCATCTTGTAGCCCAAGGTCAATCGGTAGCAGCGATTTTCTAAACCCAATTACCCATGAAGTTGTTTTCAGTAACTCAGCCTGTGAAATCAAAATTACAAGCTTGATTGGTACCCAAGAAGGTAGCAAAAATGGAAACGCCGTGGTCGCCGCCGCCGGCGGCGGCACCAGCGGCCAAGAATTTTTGGGTACTGTCAGGCCTGGGACTCCTGTTCCTCCTATAGGgcctagtaataataataatggagaaCAGAGAAGCTTTCCAGGTAGAAGAGGGAGCTTTGGACTCAATACAGGAGGGATGCTTCCTCCCAAACCAAGGGCGTCTTTTAGGGCAGATTGTACTTCAAATGGATCTTTCTCTAATTGCCATAAATGCGGTGAAAAGTTTGCAAAATGGGAATTTCTTGAGACCCACCATCTCTCTAACCACGCTg TGACTGAACTGGTTGAAGGAGATTCATCAAGGAAGATTGTAGAGATGATATGCCGAACGGGTTGGCAAAAAACATCAGAAAACAGTAATCAGATCGAGAGGATTTTGAAAGTTCACAATATGTCTAAAACAGTATCCCAATTCGAAGAATACAGAGAATCGGTGAAGGTGAAAGCCAGCAAGTTACAGAAGAAGCATCCACGTTGTCTAGCCGACGGGAACGAGCTTTTAAGGTTTCACGGGACCACCGTCGACTGTTCAATCGGTGAAAAAGGGTCGTCCAGCGTTTGCGTTTCAGAGGATTGTGGCGTTTGTCAAATCTTGAAAAATGGGTTTGTCACCAAGAAGGAAGGCGTTTTCACGACCTCAACTAGCGGGAGTGCTCTTGAAGGAGCAGAATCCAGCGACGGCGGAGGTGAACATCAGCAAAGGAAGAAGGCGTTGGTTGTGTGTAGAGTGGTTGCTGGGAGAGTTCATAGAGCTTTGGAGAATTTAGATGAAATGGTTGGACAAACTGGGTTTGATTCAGTAGCTGGAAAGATGGGTGTTTATTCAAACATTGAAGAACTTTATTTACTGAACACCAAAGCTCTTCTTCCCTGTTTTGTAGTTATATTCAAACCATGA